The Bacillus sp. V2I10 genome segment TAATAAAGAGAATAAATAACCCTTACGGTGGGTTTTATAAAATTATTGTCGATAACAGTATAGTAGGTGCGATCTGTATATTTTGGAAAGAAGAAGTGCAATTTTGGATAAGTCCAATGTTTATTCTTTCTGAATATCAAGGGAAAGGTATTGCTCAGAAGGCAATAACTTTAGTTGAAGAAATGTTTCCAAAAGCAATAAGTTGGGAATTAGCTACAATTTTAGAGGAAGAACGTAATTGCTATTTATACGAAAAAATAGGATACAAAAAAACAGGTATTAAAAAGAAATTAAATGAAAATGCAACTCTTATTTTTTATAAAAAGTTAGTTGGGAATTTTCTACCTAATTAACTGCAATGATCTTCAACAATCGGGGGCTTTTCTGGAATATCCATGCAGCGTGGATGCTCCAGAAGGATCTTCAACAATCGGGCGCTTTAATGGAATAAGGATCACAGAAATGATCAAACTTTTTTATAAAAGAATGATTCAATTGAATATATTAAAAGCGTGTTTTGATCAATCTTTTTTCAAAACACGCTTTTTCTATTTGCTCTTTTATCAAGGTTTATAGAGTTAATTTAATCAAACTTTATTTATAAGGCTACAACTAAATTTGTATACAAATTTAGTTAATACAAAGGAGAATATAGAAATATGTTAAAATTTTCTTGTGTGAATTATTTATAGTACTGTAAAGGGAGAGTGAAAATCTAGTATGAAGAATAAAGCTTATATTGATTTAAGTCATACTATTGAAGATGGTCTTATAACTTACAAAGGACTTCCTGCTCCAATAATCTGTGATTATCTAAGTCGAGAAGAATCTCGAAAACATTATGAAAAAGGAACACAATTCCAAATTGGAAAAATAGAAATGGTCTCTAATACGGGAACTTATGTTGATGTTCCATTCCATAGATACCCTGATGGGAAAGACCTGTCGGAAACGACAATTGATAAAATGGCTGGCTTGGAAGGAATTATTGTTCATGTTGATGAAAACAACAAAGAAATTGATAAAGAATTATTTTATGACCTTGATATTGAAGGAAAAGCTGTTTTAATTCATACAGGTTGGGATAAACATTGGAATACAGATCAGTATTTTGAAAACCATCCCTATTTAACCGAAAAAGCAGCAAAATATTTAGCAAATAGAAAAGCTGCATTAGTTGGGATTGATTCTGTAAATATAGATGACACATCAGGAAATGCTCGCCCCGTACATACCATTTTACTGGGACAAGAAATACTAATTGTTGAACACTTGTGCAACTTAAAGGAACTCTTAAATAAAAACTTCTTGTTTTATGCTGTTTCTCCAAAAATTAAAGGATTTGGGACTTTTCCTGTTCGGGCTTTTGCGGAAGTATTAAACTAAATAAAGTTAGGTTGTACAAATATATTACGTTTAATTTTATTTTCTACAGCTCCATTCAACTATGTAAATTATCACATCAAAAAACCTCAGATTCTACGAATTTGGGGTCCAGCCAGCAAAACGCGTATTTCGTACGCTAAGGTTGAATGACCCTTAAAATAAAGGTTCTTTGTACGTTAATCTCATATCGTCAATACAGCATAAATTAAATTGTGTTGTATTAAACAGCTTTTTTTGCTGCTGATAACACCCTTATGCAACATAATTTAATCTTTAAGGTACAAATCTAACGCAACATAACTCTTAGCGTACGTTTACCGCGTTTTGCTGGCGGTACCCCTACATAAACCCGCCTTTAAGGCGGAATTAGTGGCTTAAGCCACTCTGTTAGTAAGAAACAATCATCAGCCAAACAATCGGGAAAACCATCCTTTTGGCTTCTCGTCTTTATTTTCTTTTGAAGGCTCTTCTTCCTCTTTTGTCGGCGCAGCTAACTTTTTAGCCTCTTGCAATTCCCTCAACGCTGTTACTAACTGCTGATCCCGTTTCTTTAATGAATCATCTATGTACTTCTGCTGTGCATCTAATTTCAATACTAATTCGCGATTGAATCGCTCTTGTTGCTCCAGACGTTCGAGTACGGTATCTAGCTTCTTTTCAATATCACTCGACTGCACTTGATCGTCCTTTGTGCGCTCATTGTCCGCTTGATCGCTTGCCGCTTGCTCGCGCTTGTTCTCTCCGCCTTCAATCAGATACTTTGCTGCAGCCTCTACCGGTTGCCCTCTATCGACGAGCTTCTTTAGGTCGCGCAGAAGCTTCATTTCTTTCTCGTAGTAAATTCGTTGATTCTGTCCGTTCTTTTCGAATACATGCCCGCAGCTCTCCATCGTCTGCGACCATCGTCTTAAAGTTGGTGCGGTGACTCCTAATTGCTCGCACACATACTTCGAAAAATATCCGATGTCCTCGCTCATGACCGATCAGCCTCCGATTAAGGGACTACACTTGTCCCGTTTAGCTTAATCATATCACGAATACGCGCGTCTGAGCGCAGTTAATCGGACAATTCCTCACAAAAGAAAAGATAATTGCACTGTAGAGCGTTTCTCTGCAACGGTTATTTATACTTGCCGGTGTAATCCCACTTACCCGACTTAATCTTATCGAGATTATCTGTTATCAGCTGG includes the following:
- a CDS encoding MerR family transcriptional regulator gives rise to the protein MSEDIGYFSKYVCEQLGVTAPTLRRWSQTMESCGHVFEKNGQNQRIYYEKEMKLLRDLKKLVDRGQPVEAAAKYLIEGGENKREQAASDQADNERTKDDQVQSSDIEKKLDTVLERLEQQERFNRELVLKLDAQQKYIDDSLKKRDQQLVTALRELQEAKKLAAPTKEEEEPSKENKDEKPKGWFSRLFG
- a CDS encoding GNAT family N-acetyltransferase, coding for MDIRLEKATNADAQIIFDIQVNAFLPLLDKYKDYKTNPANETIEGVIKRINNPYGGFYKIIVDNSIVGAICIFWKEEVQFWISPMFILSEYQGKGIAQKAITLVEEMFPKAISWELATILEEERNCYLYEKIGYKKTGIKKKLNENATLIFYKKLVGNFLPN
- a CDS encoding cyclase family protein — translated: MKNKAYIDLSHTIEDGLITYKGLPAPIICDYLSREESRKHYEKGTQFQIGKIEMVSNTGTYVDVPFHRYPDGKDLSETTIDKMAGLEGIIVHVDENNKEIDKELFYDLDIEGKAVLIHTGWDKHWNTDQYFENHPYLTEKAAKYLANRKAALVGIDSVNIDDTSGNARPVHTILLGQEILIVEHLCNLKELLNKNFLFYAVSPKIKGFGTFPVRAFAEVLN